The following is a genomic window from Nitrososphaerota archaeon.
CTGGCGCAGCGGCGGAACGTGAAGAGGGTGGGGGGGCTCATCGACGGCTTCCATCCCGACCTGGTGGTGTGCGACGAAGAGTTCTCAGGGATGGCGGCGGCGGAGGACAGGGGAGCAAGGCGTGTGTTCATCTCCGACGAGCTCGAGCTGGGGTTCGCGAGGTCTTGGCTGGCCAAGGCCATCGAGCGCAGGGTGGAAGGATGGTACCGGCGGCTGCAGCTGTCAGTGGACCTCCTGATCATGCCGGAGGAGGGCCAGGATCAGGGGAACAGGCGGTACGTAGGGCCGATCGTGAGGCCCCCGACGGCCGGGTGCGGAGAGGCGAGGAGGAGGCACGGGCTCCCCTCAGGGAGGATGGTCCTCCTGAGCCTGAGCGGGAGCGGGGCGGGGAGGGAGCTCGTCCCGAAGGCGATGGCTGCCGTTTCTGCCATCGGAGGCGGCGCCTTCCTCGCAGTGTCGGGGAACAGGGGGGCGTCCTTCGCGGCTGAGGGGGTCTATGACCTCGGGGTCGTCCCCGACAACCAGGACCTGGTCCGATGCGCGGACCTGGTGATAACGATGGCGGGGAAGAGCACCATCGACGAGGCGGCCGCCGCCGGGACCCCGGTCATCGCCATACCGATCAGGCACCACGCGGAGCAGGAAAGGAATGCATCCGCCCTCGGGTTCCGTCCGGAGGACGCCGAGCGGCTGGCGGAGCTGGCACGGCGGAGCATAGGGAAGAGGGGGGCGCCCCGGACGTTCAGAGGGGAAGAAGAGGCGTCTCGGCTCATCCTGTCGCTCGGGTAGCTGCCCCTGCGGGCGGTCAGCTCTGTCTGCTTCCCTTCTCTAGAAGCGCCTGGAGGGCGGAGATCATGGCGTCCTCGGCGGGGACCTGCGACAGGGCCAGGACAAGCCCTTCCTTCCGGGCAAGCTCCACGGCCAGGGGGTCGACCTCCTTGGGGCCATGGATCACCACGACCCTGGGCTTCAGCTGGGACACCCGGATTGCCACCAGGGGGCTCCTCCCCATCCCGACCTTCGTGAACACCAGGGCCCTCTCCGTCGTCGCGCCGAAGATGCGGTAGAAGTCATATCCAGAGAGGGCGTAGATTGTCTTGATGCTGTCCACCACGGTGTATCCGTAGAGCTTGACCCTGGAAGGGTCCCCTACGAGGACAGTCGCGTCGAGGGCGTCCAGGATCTTCGAAGCTTCCAGGGGGGCGTGAAACTCCCCTATCGACAGGATGGCGTCGTCCTTCTCGCTAGCCACCAGCTTCGAGACCACCCTCCCCTTCCCCTCGTCCAGCCTGACCAGCGCTTCTATGTACTTCTTGACGAACTTGACGCCGGGAGAGGGCCTCCTCCCCGACTCGTAGTCGCTCAGGACCGACGCGGACATCTCCAAGGAGTCGGCCAGGGCCTTCTGCTTGATGCCGAGCTTCTCGCGCCACGCCCTCATCGCCCGACCTGCGTCGGGGCTGGCTATGATGTCGCCCGCTATCTTCACGAGCGCGTCGGTATCCGCTGTCGATTCCAACTTCTACCTTTGCCGAACAGGACGTTTTAAGGTTTGAACGGCGCTGATCGGACGGACGTCTGCCGGGAAGGGGCGCCGCCCCCTGCCCTGATCCTCACCCCTTGGCGAGCTGCGCGACCTGTCTCTTCAGGAGCTCGAGCCCCTTCTTGATGGACTCGCCGTCCCTCGCCAGCCCGAGCTGCCTGACGAGCCGCTCCCCCAGGAGCCTGTCGTCTCCGGTGGTGAGGTCGGATATCGCGCCTTTGAGACGCGACTTCCGGAGGGCCAGCATGCCATCTATCAGCTCCTGCCCAAGGAAGGAGTAACACTCGGCCAGCTCGACCCTGGTCATCAGCTCCTGAGCTTTCGCGGTCATCATCTCCGTCTTCACCTTCGGCCACCCGGGCTGGGCCGGGTCCTTCTGCCCCTCCCTCAGGATGTCGTGGAGGACCGTGACCCCTTCCAGCCTCGCCCCGCACCCGGCCCTGCTGGCGGCGTCCAGCCCGGCCGCGATAGAGATCCCCTCGAAGCCGTTCGCCGCGCCCTTCGAAGCCTCTCTGAGCTGGGACATGACGTGGCTAGGGGACGGGACGGCCTCCCGTGAAAAGAGGAGGGCATAGGCGAATTCGTAGCTTCCGGCGAGCAGCCAGAAGTCAGCGTCCACCAAGTCCCCCTTGGCGAGGGCGGCTTCCGCGCGGGTCACGGTCTTCAGCGCGGAGGTGAGGCGGACCCTGCTCGCGGCGCCCGCGGTGCTCGAAAGGGTGGCCGTGAAGGCGGAGGACGCCGTGGAGAGGACGAGGGAAGTGTCTCTGACCGGCTTGCAGAGGGCGAGCGAGAGCGCACGCTCGGGACCGGCGGGCTTGAGTATCTCCTTTTCCGGGACGAAGTACACGTCGGCGTATATGTCTCCGATCTTGAGTGACGTCGGGGGCCTTCTGTCCCCGACCACCAGGACGTCGAACTCGCAGGAGTACCGCTGCAGCCCCGTTGCGGTGCACCCGACGAGAGCCACCGCGGCGTCCATGTAGGTGTCGAGTATCGGTCTGAGGTGCTCTGAAACCGGGCCCGTTTTCCCTTTCATCGCGCTCCCTCCTGAAAAGCCTCTGAAAACTTATGGTGCAAACGTGGCGCCGAAAAGGGAACCAAACATGAGAGATGTGGAGTTCCAGCTGCAAAGCCTCGCCAAGACATTGAAGGATTTGCAATCCACCCGCAACGCATATATACGCGACCCGGAGAGAGTTCCATGTAAGTATTTCGCTAGTGGTAACATTGTTCGCAGACAAAGATTTCTCGAGGCTGATGCGCCTGCAGAAGGCCCTGGACAAGTGCCCCAGATGCGGGAAGGGGCCGATGCTAGTCGACAATGCGGGCGGGGAGCTGTTCTGCGGGGCGTGCGGCTTCGTGGTCAAGGAGAAGATAGAGGAGGTCGGGCCCGAGTGGAGGGCGTTCTCCAAGGAGGAGAAGGACGACAGGAGCAGGGGAGGGATACCCACCTCGATCGCGATGCACGACATGGGGCTCGCCACCGTCATAGGAGGGATCAACAAGGACGCGTCGGGCAAGTCGCTCTCTGCTTCCATGAAGGCCACCGTCGAGAGGCTCAGGACATGGGACTCCCGCAGCCAGGTGCACGAGCCGGTGGACAGGAACCTGAGGCAGGCCTTCAGCGAGCTGGACAGGCTGTCTGACAAGCTTTCGGTCTCTGACGCGGTCGTCGAGAAGGCCGCCTACGTCTACAGGAAGGCCCTCGAAAGGGGGCTTGTGAGGGGACGGTCCATCTCCGCGATAATCGCCGCTTCGCTTTACGCCGCCTGCAGGGACACCCAGACCCCGAGGACCCTGAAGGACCTCGCCGCCGTCAGCAACGTCAAGAAGAAGGACATCGCCAGATGCTACCGCCTCCTTCTGAAGGAGATGGACATCAAGATGCCGGTGGTCGACCCCACGAAGTGCATCTCCAGGATCGCGTCGAAGGCGGGGCTGTCCGAGAAGACGAAGAGGAGGGCGCTTGAGATCCTGAAGCGGGCGGAGGAGACCAGAATCTCGGCCGGGAAGGACCCCATGGGGCTCGCGGCCGCAGCACTCTACGTCGCCTGCACCCTCGAGGGAGAGGACAAGACCCAGAAGGACGTGGCCGAGGCGGCCGGGGTCACCGAAGTCACGATAAGGAACAGGTACAAGGGCCTCAGGTCAGCGCTAGGGATCTAGCTGCAGGCTCAGGCCGTAACAGTCGGTACAGGCAACTTCGCCAAAGCCAGGACGGCCCTTCAGTCTTCGCGGACCAGCCGCTCTTTCCCCCTCTGGGCGAGCTTGTCCCGGGGGTAGAGGTCGGGGTAGTTGGCGGAGAGGATGTCGACGTACTTCTCCGTCTCCTCGTCGTTCATGAACTGGAACATGTACCTCCCTGAGTAGGGCTCGTATGGGCCCTCCCGCCTCATGAACTCGATGTGGATCAGAGGGTCCCCGCGGGAGATCGTGATTGGGGTCCGCTCGTTGCTGAGGTTCACCAGCTCCAGGGCGAGCCTCCCCACGAACCCGCTGTGCACCTTCACGGAGTTGAGGAAGGACAGCCCGAGCCTCCCGAACTTGCTCTTCGAAGTCAAGTGCGCTACCGTGTCTGGGGGGGTGAACACAATCTCCCTCGACACCATGTTCCTGTGCTCCAGGTAGTGGAGGGTCCTGTCTTCCCTCACCGTCAGGACGTAGCCGTCGCCGTCGAAGGCCGAGTCGTCCGAGGGATAGATGCAGCCGTACTTTCCCACCATCTCCTTCAGCAGGGGCGCGCCTATCACCGTCATGTCGACGAGGGAGGGGCCGTTTCTACCCCCTTATCAATGAAACCTGCTTCCGGCCGGGCCTGCCGCGCCAGGAGCCACTTGACGGAGAGGTACGTCACCAGGACGAAGCTGGCGATC
Proteins encoded in this region:
- a CDS encoding helix-turn-helix domain-containing protein, whose product is MESTADTDALVKIAGDIIASPDAGRAMRAWREKLGIKQKALADSLEMSASVLSDYESGRRPSPGVKFVKKYIEALVRLDEGKGRVVSKLVASEKDDAILSIGEFHAPLEASKILDALDATVLVGDPSRVKLYGYTVVDSIKTIYALSGYDFYRIFGATTERALVFTKVGMGRSPLVAIRVSQLKPRVVVIHGPKEVDPLAVELARKEGLVLALSQVPAEDAMISALQALLEKGSRQS
- the tfb gene encoding transcription initiation factor IIB (stabilizes TBP binding to an archaeal box-A promoter; responsible for recruiting RNA polymerase II to the pre-initiation complex), which codes for MRLQKALDKCPRCGKGPMLVDNAGGELFCGACGFVVKEKIEEVGPEWRAFSKEEKDDRSRGGIPTSIAMHDMGLATVIGGINKDASGKSLSASMKATVERLRTWDSRSQVHEPVDRNLRQAFSELDRLSDKLSVSDAVVEKAAYVYRKALERGLVRGRSISAIIAASLYAACRDTQTPRTLKDLAAVSNVKKKDIARCYRLLLKEMDIKMPVVDPTKCISRIASKAGLSEKTKRRALEILKRAEETRISAGKDPMGLAAAALYVACTLEGEDKTQKDVAEAAGVTEVTIRNRYKGLRSALGI